The sequence ATAAATTGGAAGTCGCTTTTTGGGAAGTTCATGTTTATCCTGGTAATTTTGATGGTAATGATTATTATGAAGATGAAAACGGTCAAATACAATATTACCCGATTATGAAAGAGATGATAAAGAAACTTGGTTATTTTATGGAACTAGAACTCTTTATTTTAAAATATGTGTATTTCTTGAATTAAAGAATGTTCCTCTTTATTATAAAATGTTCACCGACAAATTTCAACCTATTATTAATGATAAAAAAAAGGTGACTGAAAGTCGCGGACCTTTATACGAAGATGCTGAGCCATCAATGATAATTCACGATGATTTTAGAGAGTTCTTAATGTCTTTTCAAGAATTTAACACAGATTACTCTAAAAAGCTTGAAGTTAACAAACTGAAACAAATTTTAGAAAACACCAATTCCATATTGTCAAAAACTAATACAACTGTAACTAATGAAACTTCCATTTACACACCAGTCAAATGGCTTGTTGAAATAGTTTATCCTTCAATGAGAAGTTTAGGGAAAGCTAGATTTATTAAAAAATTCAGTACATATCACCCAGATATATTAATCCCAGAAATTAGTTCAGCAGTTGAATATAAATACATAAGAAAAGGAGTTGGAATTGAAACCTATCTTGACCAAATAAAGACTGATGCTGACAATTATGAAGGAGATTCAGAATATAAGTTCTTCTATGCAATCGTTTATTTTGAAGATAAATCTGAAATTAATCCTGCTGGATTTAAACAAGCAGTATTTGAAAAAAAATTCCCCGAAAACTGGGTTTTAATTCCATTATAATAGAGGAAAAACGATATAGAACACCATGCATAATTAATTGCTTTGGCAAGTGCTTATTTGGAAAATTCCTTCGGAATTTTCTCGCGTTCATTTTTGTTTACTAAATTAGTTACTGAAACACGCAACTAACCACACACAAACACGTTGGCAGTAATTATACCTCAGAATCATGAAAAATATGGTAAAAGCACATTTTGAAAATATAAGACAAAATATTATTGATGAATTGGACAAAGCAACTGAAAAAATTGTAGTTGCTGTATATTGGTTTACAAATCAAACTTTATTTCAAAAATTGATAAGCAAAGTAGAAGAAGGCTTAAAAGTTGAATTAATAATACATAATGACTATATAAACAACAGAGATTCAGGATTAAATTTTCAGAATTTTATTGATATTGGAGGTGAATTTTATTTTTCAAATACTTTCAATCCAATGCACAACAAGTTTTGCATAATTGACAACAAAGTTTTAATTAACGGCTCATATAATTGGACATATTATGCTGAAGATAGAAATCGGGAAAACATTTTGATTATTAAAAATGAGCAAGAAACATTAAATTCTTTTTCTTCCGAATTTGACAGACTTAAATCTTTAACAGAAAAAGAAGAACAAATTAGGCCTTTGACAAAATTTGAGGTTGATGAATTTAATTTATTACGAGCGAGAGATTATTTAGCTAATGATATTGTTTTTCAAGCAAAAGCAACTGGTAACAAAGATCTAATTGAAAGTGCTTTTCAAATAGCACCTGATAATATAGAAGTTCAAAAAAATGCTTTTGATTTGAAACTTACAAAACGACATAAACTAAAATTTTCAATTGGGTCAAGTTTGCAAAACGATAAATTCCTAATAATTGTTCCAAAAGACACATATATTCCTGTTACAAAAACAGAAATTGTACAAACAGTATTTGACAATCAAACAAGTTCTGGTTCAACAATTCATTACGGCGAAAATCTAAAAGCGAGTAAAAATGTCAAGTTTGCTGAAATGAAAATTAATGGATTACCCAAAAAACCTGCTGGAGAAGCAAAGATGAAATATCATTTCACAATCGATATTTACGGTAATCTGAAAATGGATAAGTTCTCATTAGATAATGGAATTAGACAGAGTATAACCAAAAAAATTACGGGATTACTTGAAGAGGAAACAGAACAATAACTACCACCAACAGCCGTTTTGAATTAGTGTGTGATTTAGTGGAATTACCGTTTCGCATCAAGTTTTCGTTAAGCCGAAAAATTAGCGGTTACGAACTTCAAGCGATCTCAGGTGGCGA is a genomic window of Flavobacterium jumunjinense containing:
- a CDS encoding phospholipase D-like domain-containing protein, yielding MKNMVKAHFENIRQNIIDELDKATEKIVVAVYWFTNQTLFQKLISKVEEGLKVELIIHNDYINNRDSGLNFQNFIDIGGEFYFSNTFNPMHNKFCIIDNKVLINGSYNWTYYAEDRNRENILIIKNEQETLNSFSSEFDRLKSLTEKEEQIRPLTKFEVDEFNLLRARDYLANDIVFQAKATGNKDLIESAFQIAPDNIEVQKNAFDLKLTKRHKLKFSIGSSLQNDKFLIIVPKDTYIPVTKTEIVQTVFDNQTSSGSTIHYGENLKASKNVKFAEMKINGLPKKPAGEAKMKYHFTIDIYGNLKMDKFSLDNGIRQSITKKITGLLEEETEQ
- a CDS encoding PD-(D/E)XK nuclease domain-containing protein; protein product: MFTDKFQPIINDKKKVTESRGPLYEDAEPSMIIHDDFREFLMSFQEFNTDYSKKLEVNKLKQILENTNSILSKTNTTVTNETSIYTPVKWLVEIVYPSMRSLGKARFIKKFSTYHPDILIPEISSAVEYKYIRKGVGIETYLDQIKTDADNYEGDSEYKFFYAIVYFEDKSEINPAGFKQAVFEKKFPENWVLIPL